From the genome of Capsicum annuum cultivar UCD-10X-F1 unplaced genomic scaffold, UCD10Xv1.1 ctg5486, whole genome shotgun sequence, one region includes:
- the LOC107852222 gene encoding flower-specific defensin-like, translating to MARSVYFMAFLFLAMTLFVAYGVQGYNICKTKSKYFEGLCWVDSSCRKVCIEKDKFEDGHCSKLLRNCLCTKICAFDNIPNDAGTILVQDAKSLEAQLLEEEIFRA from the exons ATGGCTCGTTCCGTTTACTTCATGGCATTTCTTTTCTTGGCAATGACACTCTTTGTTGCCTATG GGGTGCAAGGTTATAACATTTGCAAAACAAAAAGCAAATATTTTGAAGGATTATGTTGGGTTGACTCTTCATGTAGAAAAGTTTGTATCGAGAAGGATAAATTTGAAGATGGTCATTGTAGCAAACTCCTAAGGAACTGCCTATGCACTAAGATATGTGCATTTGACAATATTCCTAATGATGCTGGAACTATTTTGGTTCAGGATGCTAAATCTCTCGAAGCACAATTGCTTGAAGAAGAGATTTTCAGGGCGTAA